A window of the Desulforapulum autotrophicum HRM2 genome harbors these coding sequences:
- a CDS encoding 4Fe-4S dicluster domain-containing protein, with translation MTIENIDNDKCIGCGTCVATCPADVIRLDKIIKRAKITYPEDCQNCHLCRLFCPVSNDVITISARTCLEPMISWG, from the coding sequence ATGACGATAGAAAATATTGACAATGACAAATGTATCGGCTGCGGGACATGCGTTGCCACCTGCCCTGCCGATGTTATCAGATTGGACAAAATCATTAAACGAGCAAAGATCACATACCCTGAAGACTGTCAGAACTGTCATCTTTGCAGACTGTTTTGCCCGGTAAGCAATGACGTCATCACCATCTCAGCCAGGACCTGTCTGGAACCGATGATTAGTTGGGGATAA